From one Campylobacter suis genomic stretch:
- a CDS encoding DNA cytosine methyltransferase has product MKIASFFAGVGGIEKGFNESVVYANEIDANACITYQTNEKTIVDNKDIRLVNENTLPKFDTLVAGFPCQAFSVAGYQKGFNDERGNIFFDLLRIIKANQPSVIFLENVKNLVSHDMGNTFAIILSELENLGYFIKYQVLNACEYGNTPQNRERIYIVGFKDETVYRNFDFPKPVPLTRTIADIVDFNAKVDERYYYTPKSAFYDELKKSITKSNTIYQWRRRYVRENKSNVCPTLTANMGTGGHNVPLVLTKHGIRKLTPKECFMFQGFGSNFVLPEIANMHLYKQAGNSVCVKVIKRIADNIKVALG; this is encoded by the coding sequence ATGAAAATAGCCTCATTTTTCGCAGGGGTTGGTGGCATTGAAAAAGGTTTTAACGAAAGCGTTGTCTATGCAAATGAGATAGACGCTAATGCTTGTATAACTTATCAAACCAATGAAAAAACCATTGTCGACAACAAAGATATAAGGCTAGTAAATGAAAATACTTTACCAAAATTTGATACTCTTGTCGCTGGTTTTCCTTGCCAAGCTTTTAGTGTAGCGGGGTATCAAAAAGGCTTTAACGATGAGCGTGGTAACATCTTTTTTGACCTACTGCGTATAATAAAAGCTAACCAGCCTAGTGTGATATTTTTAGAAAATGTAAAAAACTTAGTAAGCCACGATATGGGCAATACCTTCGCCATTATACTTTCAGAACTTGAGAATTTGGGCTATTTTATAAAATATCAAGTTTTAAACGCCTGTGAATATGGCAATACGCCACAAAATAGGGAACGTATCTATATAGTTGGTTTTAAGGATGAAACTGTGTATAGAAATTTTGACTTTCCAAAGCCAGTACCACTAACAAGAACAATCGCTGACATAGTGGATTTTAACGCAAAAGTAGATGAAAGGTATTATTATACACCAAAATCAGCTTTTTACGATGAACTTAAAAAATCTATCACAAAAAGTAATACAATTTATCAATGGCGCAGGCGATATGTTCGTGAGAATAAAAGCAATGTTTGCCCTACACTTACGGCAAATATGGGTACAGGCGGTCATAATGTCCCACTTGTCTTAACAAAGCACGGCATAAGAAAGCTCACACCAAAAGAGTGCTTTATGTTTCAAGGTTTTGGGTCAAATTTTGTACTACCTGAAATCGCAAATATGCACCTTTATAAACAAGCAGGCAACTCTGTTTGTGTAAAGGTAATAAAGCGAATAGCCGATAATATTAAAGTCGCACTAGGTTAG
- a CDS encoding Bsp6I family type II restriction endonuclease — protein sequence MAKTKLDFITIDDARFLEVCRLYFLYKDLNNGIKSVSSRGLNLPETISEPMSCYALGYKWNKGTKGGDATDENGSLIEIKATSNFDDDLSSFSPNTKFDKLIFFRLKYDKNEAYIYDLGLNSDAFVNLSVNKTQTVKDQQKLGRRPRLSLISYINQNNIQPVAIIDIVARIVKK from the coding sequence ATGGCAAAAACAAAGCTTGATTTTATAACCATTGATGATGCTAGGTTTTTAGAAGTTTGTAGGTTATACTTTCTTTATAAAGACCTAAACAACGGTATTAAGTCAGTTTCATCGCGTGGACTGAATCTGCCTGAAACCATAAGTGAGCCTATGAGTTGCTATGCTCTAGGTTACAAGTGGAACAAGGGTACAAAAGGTGGCGATGCAACTGATGAAAACGGTAGCCTAATAGAGATAAAAGCAACATCAAATTTTGATGATGATTTGAGTTCGTTCTCGCCTAACACAAAGTTTGACAAGCTGATATTTTTTAGGCTTAAATACGATAAAAACGAAGCTTATATTTACGACTTAGGACTTAATAGCGATGCTTTTGTAAATTTAAGTGTTAATAAAACACAGACGGTAAAAGACCAGCAAAAACTAGGGCGACGCCCAAGACTAAGTCTAATAAGCTATATAAATCAAAACAACATCCAGCCAGTGGCAATAATTGACATTGTGGCTAGGATAGTTAAAAAATAA
- the ssb gene encoding single-stranded DNA-binding protein: protein MFNKVVLVGNLTKDIELRYSQSGSCIGNSSIAVTRKYTSTQGQKAEETCFIDLIFFGKTAEIANQYLSKGSKLLVEGRLKFEQWQDNYGNNRSKHSVSVENIEMLGSPNTGNDTPNKPTKTYTKAPTQNNAKYDNDVSQYIDDDTIPF, encoded by the coding sequence ATGTTTAACAAAGTAGTTTTAGTTGGAAATTTGACCAAAGATATTGAGCTTAGATATTCACAGAGTGGAAGTTGTATTGGCAATTCAAGTATCGCCGTAACTCGCAAATATACAAGCACGCAAGGACAAAAAGCAGAGGAAACATGTTTTATTGATTTAATTTTCTTTGGCAAAACAGCAGAAATTGCCAACCAATATCTAAGTAAAGGCAGTAAGCTTTTAGTGGAAGGGCGTTTGAAATTTGAGCAATGGCAGGATAACTATGGAAACAATCGCTCAAAACATAGCGTAAGTGTGGAAAATATTGAGATGTTAGGTAGTCCAAACACTGGAAATGATACGCCAAACAAACCAACCAAAACATACACTAAAGCACCAACACAAAATAATGCTAAGTATGATAATGATGTCAGCCAATACATCGATGATGACACGATACCGTTTTAA
- a CDS encoding type II toxin-antitoxin system death-on-curing family toxin, which produces MNYFDIDEAIELHDMIIDSMGGAKGYNEVSLGYLASALEHIKNDEYYPTFLDKLTHLVFSCVKFHPFLDGNKRTAVYLGMFFLELNDKEGYFVHFAVNMEDVVVRLAENSISKDELHEIIKGILY; this is translated from the coding sequence ATGAATTATTTTGACATAGATGAGGCTATTGAGCTTCATGATATGATTATCGATAGTATGGGCGGTGCAAAAGGCTACAATGAAGTAAGCTTGGGCTATCTAGCCTCTGCACTAGAGCATATTAAAAACGATGAGTATTACCCAACCTTTTTAGATAAACTCACACACTTAGTATTTTCTTGTGTTAAATTTCATCCATTCTTAGATGGTAACAAACGAACTGCTGTGTATCTAGGCATGTTTTTCCTTGAATTAAACGACAAAGAGGGATATTTCGTGCATTTTGCGGTAAATATGGAAGATGTTGTAGTGAGGTTAGCTGAAAATAGCATTAGCAAAGATGAGTTGCACGAGATAATAAAAGGAATTTTGTATTAA
- a CDS encoding P63C domain-containing protein has translation MADEILIKEPKNAKVTHKGDWKISDDIIIECYVTDDKRRLLSLRGTARAMDLKGGGSGALLRNLKAGWIQPFLSDQLKIWILGADTKSLGRISGIVGPAFIPFEAELFVDVCKAYVMADNKGILNDSQSAIAKRLLHIMSAFAKVGIVALVDEITGYQNQREQDELQKILSKYISTEFLEWTKRFPDEFYEQIFRLKEWGEFKAHHKMPQVVGKITNEIVYKQLPEGVLDELRNKTPKSPSGNNLYKFHQSLTLDTGIPHLDKHLISVITLMKVADDWDDFVYLFNKSYAKHYQLKFNFDKE, from the coding sequence ATGGCAGATGAAATTTTAATTAAAGAGCCAAAAAATGCGAAAGTAACTCATAAGGGCGATTGGAAAATTTCAGATGATATTATTATAGAATGCTATGTAACTGATGATAAGCGCCGCCTTTTATCATTGCGTGGAACTGCTAGGGCTATGGATTTAAAAGGGGGTGGAAGTGGTGCGTTGCTTAGAAATTTAAAAGCTGGTTGGATACAACCTTTTTTATCGGACCAGTTAAAAATATGGATTTTAGGGGCAGATACAAAAAGTTTAGGCAGAATTTCAGGTATTGTCGGACCTGCATTTATTCCATTTGAGGCAGAGCTTTTTGTTGATGTTTGCAAGGCTTATGTAATGGCTGACAATAAAGGGATTTTAAATGATAGCCAAAGCGCAATCGCAAAAAGATTGCTTCACATAATGTCTGCATTTGCAAAAGTCGGTATCGTAGCCCTAGTAGATGAAATAACGGGTTATCAAAACCAAAGAGAGCAAGATGAGCTACAAAAAATACTATCAAAATACATTTCAACCGAATTTTTAGAATGGACTAAGCGTTTCCCTGATGAGTTTTACGAACAAATTTTTAGACTTAAAGAGTGGGGGGAGTTTAAAGCTCATCACAAAATGCCACAAGTAGTAGGCAAAATAACAAATGAAATAGTATATAAACAGCTTCCAGAGGGTGTGCTTGATGAGTTACGCAACAAAACACCAAAAAGCCCAAGCGGTAATAACTTATATAAATTTCATCAAAGCTTGACACTAGATACTGGCATACCACACTTAGATAAACATCTAATATCGGTTATTACACTTATGAAAGTAGCAGATGATTGGGATGATTTTGTTTATCTTTTTAATAAATCATATGCAAAACACTACCAGCTAAAATTTAATTTTGACAAGGAATAA
- a CDS encoding transcriptional regulator, with protein sequence MSDENLIKQTCKELGLTYKQLGELIGYGEEAVSKAARTDNISATMSKALSLYLENLELKDKLKTLDALSEIIKQLSK encoded by the coding sequence ATGAGCGATGAAAATCTAATAAAACAAACCTGCAAAGAACTCGGGCTTACATATAAACAGCTTGGGGAGTTGATAGGGTATGGAGAGGAAGCCGTAAGTAAGGCAGCAAGAACTGATAATATTTCAGCAACAATGAGCAAGGCATTATCACTTTATCTTGAAAATTTAGAGCTTAAAGATAAACTAAAAACGCTTGACGCTTTATCTGAAATTATAAAACAACTATCCAAATAA
- a CDS encoding antA/AntB antirepressor family protein, whose amino-acid sequence MTELVPILQTEFNGAEINSVNARDLHEVLESKQDFSTWIKKRLDETDAVENTDYICFHKKMEANNATMIEYILAIDIAKEVAMLERNEIGKKVRRYFIEFEKTHKHFMLPKDLPSALRAYANEVEQKELALKQRDEAILTKAWIGSKREATAMATASTATREAERLKIELDKSKEWATIKRVEKSIGGNYSWHKLTAISKELKIERIDVFDANYGVAKSYHKDVWLKAYGIDITNLEIKKGA is encoded by the coding sequence ATGACAGAATTAGTCCCGATTTTACAAACAGAGTTTAATGGTGCTGAAATAAATTCAGTCAATGCAAGAGATTTACACGAAGTTTTAGAGAGTAAGCAAGATTTTTCAACATGGATAAAAAAGCGACTTGATGAGACAGATGCCGTTGAAAACACGGATTATATTTGCTTCCACAAAAAAATGGAGGCGAATAATGCCACAATGATAGAATACATCTTAGCCATAGACATAGCCAAAGAAGTTGCAATGCTAGAGCGAAACGAAATTGGTAAGAAAGTAAGGCGGTATTTTATTGAATTTGAGAAAACGCATAAACATTTTATGCTACCTAAAGATTTGCCTAGCGCATTAAGAGCATACGCAAACGAAGTGGAGCAAAAAGAATTAGCGTTAAAACAAAGAGATGAAGCGATACTTACTAAGGCATGGATAGGTAGCAAGCGAGAAGCAACCGCTATGGCAACAGCTTCAACAGCGACACGCGAAGCCGAACGGCTAAAAATAGAGCTAGATAAAAGCAAAGAGTGGGCTACTATAAAAAGAGTAGAAAAATCCATAGGTGGCAATTATAGTTGGCATAAATTAACAGCAATTAGTAAAGAGTTAAAAATCGAACGCATTGATGTTTTTGATGCTAATTATGGTGTAGCAAAATCATACCACAAAGATGTGTGGCTTAAAGCATATGGTATAGACATAACAAATTTAGAAATAAAAAAAGGAGCATAA
- a CDS encoding YopX family protein, giving the protein MREIKFRVWDKELRVLRDARYIDLENGEVSYWLNQAKNTNIIKPLKNVEIMQCSGLEDKNGTLIYEGDIIEGRFIKDNTTAIGRVDYFHKDTKFICHLIDGDYTPVSSLEEIEVLGNIYENPKLLKKKDKK; this is encoded by the coding sequence ATGAGAGAGATTAAATTTCGCGTATGGGATAAAGAGCTAAGGGTGTTGCGTGACGCTCGGTATATCGACCTTGAAAATGGCGAAGTAAGCTATTGGCTAAACCAAGCAAAAAATACCAATATAATAAAGCCATTAAAAAATGTAGAGATTATGCAATGCTCTGGGCTAGAGGATAAAAACGGCACCCTTATTTACGAAGGGGATATTATAGAGGGTAGGTTTATAAAAGATAACACTACTGCTATTGGGAGAGTGGATTATTTTCATAAAGATACTAAATTTATTTGCCACTTAATAGATGGCGATTATACTCCTGTTAGTAGTCTTGAGGAGATTGAAGTTCTCGGCAATATCTATGAAAATCCAAAACTTTTAAAGAAAAAGGATAAAAAATGA
- a CDS encoding tyrosine-type recombinase/integrase, whose product MKNSGGYKVRNGMIYVFGTVGGKRYRFSTNLQATNKNLLFIARNYWSVLLNKIDEKNAVKEPSKLCDFLLEVINLSAHKRSKAVQDDYISKAKRLILPYFKGYGLNDIKPLDLEKWQTELLKSYSTTTVKRVKNILNMALNKATLNDIIPKNPLLLVDGFRVHNEKKEPYTIDEMQKILTHSKGWLNVFLHLAFTTGLRTGELLALKYSDIDWQNKLIFVNRTITKGQILQSNSIKNHNRFVILADYLVEILKDYDSGSEWLFPSRLGTPYSEGKAIAKRYFKPLLQSIGVEYKTLYATRHTFVSILRNHGVSREFVAELAGHSQEVSDKYYYTAQLTNEKIRAVNNVFFQLNLGLKAQSRAHQ is encoded by the coding sequence ATGAAAAATAGCGGTGGCTACAAGGTACGAAATGGCATGATCTATGTCTTTGGTACTGTCGGCGGTAAAAGATACCGCTTCTCTACTAATTTACAAGCGACAAATAAAAATTTACTATTTATCGCGCGTAATTACTGGAGTGTTCTTTTAAATAAAATTGATGAAAAAAATGCAGTAAAAGAGCCATCTAAGCTTTGTGATTTTTTACTAGAAGTCATAAATTTAAGTGCACACAAGCGCAGTAAGGCGGTGCAAGATGATTACATATCAAAAGCAAAGCGCCTTATTTTGCCATATTTTAAAGGTTATGGGCTAAATGATATAAAGCCACTTGATTTAGAGAAGTGGCAAACCGAGCTTCTAAAAAGTTATTCAACTACTACCGTTAAACGCGTAAAGAATATCCTAAATATGGCGTTAAATAAAGCTACTTTAAACGACATAATCCCTAAAAATCCCTTGCTTTTGGTTGATGGGTTTAGGGTGCATAATGAGAAAAAAGAGCCATACACCATCGATGAAATGCAAAAGATTTTAACCCACTCAAAGGGGTGGCTAAATGTCTTTTTGCACTTAGCTTTTACCACAGGACTACGCACGGGCGAGCTTTTGGCGTTAAAATACAGCGATATTGACTGGCAAAATAAGCTAATTTTTGTAAATCGCACCATTACTAAGGGGCAAATTTTACAAAGCAATAGTATAAAAAATCATAATCGCTTTGTGATTTTAGCCGATTATTTGGTTGAAATTTTAAAGGATTATGACAGCGGTAGCGAGTGGTTATTCCCATCACGGCTAGGCACACCATACAGCGAGGGCAAGGCTATCGCAAAGCGTTATTTTAAACCGCTTTTACAAAGTATCGGCGTAGAATATAAGACGCTTTATGCGACAAGGCATACATTTGTGAGCATTTTGAGAAACCACGGAGTAAGCAGAGAGTTTGTGGCTGAACTTGCAGGTCATTCGCAAGAGGTAAGCGATAAATATTACTATACAGCACAGCTCACAAACGAAAAAATCAGAGCTGTTAATAATGTCTTTTTTCAGCTAAATTTGGGCTTAAAGGCACAAAGTAGGG